Proteins from one Argopecten irradians isolate NY chromosome 15, Ai_NY, whole genome shotgun sequence genomic window:
- the LOC138309597 gene encoding exosome complex component MTR3-like, with product MGVVKRRFSSGSVNHCASVALANAGVEMYDLVVGCSVHKFPKAQVDIYVTVLQNDGSALAASITCASVALANAGVEMYDLVVGCSVRIADSLTLLDPTESEEYKSQDDNPENHGSVTVGYMPSLNQVSAITSKGEIEFEAIKKAMNQCVSSSQTLYSVLQKCLHTSVMDKLNKKTSKLQT from the exons ATGGGGGTAGTG AAACGACGGTTCag CTCTGGCAGCGTCAATCACTGTGCTTCAGTAGCGCTGGCTAACGCAGGAGTAGAGATGTATGATCTTGTCGTGGGCTGTTCTGTG cACAAATTCCCGAAGGCTCAGGTAGACATATATGTTACTGTGCTACAGAACGACGGATCag CTCTGGCAGCGTCAATCACCTGTGCTTCAGTAGCGCTGGCTAACGCAGGAGTAGAGATGTATGATCTTGTCGTGGGCTGTTCTGTG AGAATCGCCGACAGTCTTACCCTCCTGGATCCCACAGAGAGCGAGGAATACAAATCACAG GACGATAACCCAGAGAACCACGGCAGTGTCACTGTCGGATACATGCCTTCACTCAACCAAGTCTCAGCTATCACTTCTAAGGGAGAAATTGAATTTGAAGCCATCAAAAAG gCTATGAACCAGTGTGTTAGTTCCTCACAAACTCTATATTCAGTTCTACAGAAGTGTCTTCACACATCGGTCATGGACAAGTTAAATAAAAAGACAAGTAAACTACAAACCTAA